CCGGTTTCGAAAAATATTAAAAAAAAGAATTCCATAGGTTTTTTAATACATCTTACATTTCGGTAATAACCAAGCTACATGAATCCCTAACGACCAATTTTACAGGTACCAACAATGATTCTAGATCGAGCGTTGGGTCATCTATAGAGCGAATCAGCATGTCTGCGGCCTCACTTCCCATAAGCACCGTATCTTGTGCAATGGTTGTTAAAGCAGGCGTAATATATTGAGATAGCTCAATATTATCAAATCCCACGATAGACAGGTCGTTAGGAATATTAAGCCCTCGCTCCTTAGCAGCCCTTATGGCCCCCAGTGCTAAATGATCCCCTGCTACAAAAACAGCAGTAGGACGATCTTGCAAATCCAAGAGCTCCATCATCGCAGCGTATCCGCTCTCAATGGAATAATAACCACTGTGGACGATATAACACTCTTTCTTCTCAAGATTTAGACTTGTCATTGCCAATTCATATCCCTGCACGCGATTAGAGCCGGCGAATGTATTCATCCCACCTGAAATATGAGCAATTCTGCGATGTCCGAGTGAATGCAAATACTTCACTGCCAGAAGGCTACCTTCAATATTATCTGAATACACAGTATGAGCTTGCGAGGTATCATAATCCAGAATGACGCAGGGAATGTCACTATCCAGAAGTTCTTTGAAATAAGGATCTTCATAATCAGATAAAATAACAACGACTCCATCCACACCCCGAATTTTGCAATTCTCTAAATACCCGCTCTGCTTTCCACCTACATCCTTAGAAATAAACATCAGCGCATATCCTTTAGATACCGCAACTTGCTTAAAACTCTCGATGACTGCACTAAAAAAAGGATGTTGCATACCCATGCCAGAGGATTCAACAAATAATACTCCAATGGTCCAAGATTTCTTGGTAGTCAATGTACGTGCATGAGCATTAGGCAGATAACCAAGCTCTTTGGCTGCCTGCAAAATAGCCTGGCGAGTCCGTTCTCTTACATCTGTGTAGTTATTGAATACTTTCGAGACTGTGGTGGGCGAATACCCCGTCTTCTTGGCAATATCATAAATCGTGGTCATTCTTGAAATTCACTCCTGTTGCAAATAGCCTATGGCACATTCTTTAATTGCATTCTAATCGTTTATATTGTGGACGTCAAACAAAAAAATAAACGCTTTCATTACTGATCTATTAGATCCTGATTCGCAGTTCGATTATAAATCTAAGCAATTAAGATAACGTAAGATTTAAGAGAGCCTGTGTCTAGACTTAGGGGGTAATCCGGAAGGATCACTTGACAGGGAGGGAAATGAGTACTCAATTCCGTAATTCCGTGTTTGGAGAATTATTGAATCAAATGCTACTGTGATATATCGGTAAATCAACTGTAAACACCGTACCCACACCAACTTCACTTACTACTGTGATATGACCATGATGATCTTCGATAATCTTTTGGCATAACGACAATCCTAGACCCGTTCCATCTTCCTTGGTTGTATAAAATGGATCAAATATTTTGTTGATTTCACTTGTTGGTATTCCTTTTCCATTATCACAGATCTGGATTAAGGCCCTATCTCCTTCTCTGCTGAGTACAAAGTGTACATAACCTGCTTGTTTCATAGCCTGAATAGCGTTACGAACCAGATTGATTAATACCTGTATGATCTTATCGCGATCCATCAATACCATAATATTCTGATCTGATATGTCCATTTCAATGATGTGTCCATACGATGTAGCCTCGGATTCACACAGAGAATACACCCTAGCCATACAGATTGCCAATATGTCATTCTTTATATTCGTCTCATGTGGTTTCGAGAATTGCAGGAACTCTACGGTCAGTTCACTTACTCTTGCGATTTCTTCCATAATTACATCATACCAGGGTTGAATATTATATCCTGTTTTTTTCGATAACTGGATAAATCCTTGGATCGATGTTAACGGATTACGAATTTCGTGTGCCATGCCCGCCGCTAATTCCCCTAGTGTCTTCATCTTATCTGAACGCAATAGTTCTTCCTGTCGTTTGAGCCGATACTCTCGTCTTACATTATAGATTCGATCTTCCGCTGTTAGCAGCAGTTTCTGGAAGGTGGTGCCTTCCTCTGGGAAGTGAGTGGTGCTACACGTGACCTGAATACCTATTTTCTCGAATATCTGTAGTTCATCCATTCTCTCTGTGCCCGGCAGAATGAGAGCAAAGCGGCCTCCTGCATATCGAGAAGCTGCTAGATGATTTGGGAAATGTTCCTGCAGGATAAGTGAGCATTTGACTAAGATCTCTTCGAAATCCACGGACCTAAAATTATTAATATCAATTAAAACAAGCCGAAATCCCCTGTTCATTCCGATAATCTGCTGAACTTTTGTGATAAACCCATAGTAATTATATAACCCTGTCAGTGGATCATAGTTGATGAGATACTCATTGTGCTTCGCCAATTGTTTACTCTTGAATATAACCCTTACGAAGCCGCAAAATAATAGAAGGATGACTATTGGAATAAACATATAGATAATGAAAACTACCATAATGTAGTCCGAAATGTCTTATGTGGATCTAGCTCAACATCCACCATTTCTCCTAAACCCCGATGCAGAAAAGAAATGCTTCCCTTATCACTTGAGCATTCTCCCAAATCCTTATCCATTACAATCATTTGGACTTGTATCATTTACGAACCACTCCTTATTATATACGACACCGGTTTCGAAGAAAGATTGTTATTCTATCCTTGAGAATTAGGCTAATTACCGAGCTCTTGAGCTTAATTAAATTCTAATCTTTTATATTGTGGACGTCAAACAAAATAAGCCGTGTCAAATCTATAGTTTCCAATGGTAAAAAAACTGCCGAGAACATCATCTCGGCAGTTTAAGAGAAGTAGCAGATTCTTATTGAATCGCTTTACCAATTTCGTTGATCATTTCTACCATCGATACAAGACCACCACCGGATAGATACCAGTAGTTAGGATCAAGGTAGACAATATGTCCTTCTTTGTATGCATTCGTATTCTTCACTAATTCGTTCTCAACAGTATCCTTAGCAGAGGTAGATTCTGCACCTTCAGTAGCTACAACACTTCCCCGATCTACTACAAACAAATAATCTGGATTCTTCTCTACAATAAACTCTGAAGTGACAGTATCTCCATGCGTAGATACTTTAATCTTAGCATCTGCTGGTTTAAATCCTAATACATCATGAATGATTCCAAATCTTGAACTTGGTCCATATGCACTTAGTTTACCTTCATTAGCAAGTACGATAAGTCCATTCTTACCACTTGCTGCTGCTTTATCATGAATTTCTTTAATCGATGCATCAATCTTAGCTAACTCTTCGTCAATCTGTGATTGTTTATCAAAGATTTGACCTAGCGTATTCATATTCTCTTTGAAAGACTCTACTAATTTCGTGTTGTCTACGCCTAAGAAAATCGTTGGAGCGATCTTATTCAACTCTTCGTAAGCATCACTTTGTCTTCCTGAAATGATGATAAGATCAGGATCAAGTGCATTAATTTTTTCGAAATCAGGCTCTTTCAAACTACCTACGTTAGCATATTTTGCATCTTCAAATTTCGCAAGGTACGGTGGAATGTTGGCTTGCGGTACGCCAGTTACTTCAACACCCAACTTATCTAGTGAATCCAGTACTCCGAAGTCAAACACAACCACTTTCTTAGGGTTTGTCTGCACTTTAGTATCACCTAATTGATGCTTGATCGTCAATTCTTTACTCTCCACTGAAGGAGTTGCTCCATTTGTACTTGCTGCTGGTTCTGTCTTTGCTTCTTTGTTATTATTCGAACCGCATGCAGCCACTACTACAGCCACCATTACAGTCATTATGATCATGAGTACACTTTTTTTCAATTCAATCACTCCTAGCTTTTTTTGTAATACTATTAAAATCATTGATGCTGTTTATACCACACTGGCGCCTTTACATATGGCATACGCACATCATAATTTCCCAAATTAGAGTCAACCCTTAAGCAAAATAAACACATATTTTATTTTCTTTTATTTTCTCAATATGAATATCCATTCCATACACATCCTGGAGAACTGTGGGATCGATGATGTCATTTGTAGCACCCTCTTTAACGATTCGCCCATCTTTGAGGGCAACAATATAATCAGAATAGACAGAAGCAAAATTAATATCATGAATAACAATAATGACCGT
The nucleotide sequence above comes from Paenibacillus sp. IHBB 10380. Encoded proteins:
- a CDS encoding LacI family DNA-binding transcriptional regulator, whose translation is MTTIYDIAKKTGYSPTTVSKVFNNYTDVRERTRQAILQAAKELGYLPNAHARTLTTKKSWTIGVLFVESSGMGMQHPFFSAVIESFKQVAVSKGYALMFISKDVGGKQSGYLENCKIRGVDGVVVILSDYEDPYFKELLDSDIPCVILDYDTSQAHTVYSDNIEGSLLAVKYLHSLGHRRIAHISGGMNTFAGSNRVQGYELAMTSLNLEKKECYIVHSGYYSIESGYAAMMELLDLQDRPTAVFVAGDHLALGAIRAAKERGLNIPNDLSIVGFDNIELSQYITPALTTIAQDTVLMGSEAADMLIRSIDDPTLDLESLLVPVKLVVRDSCSLVITEM
- a CDS encoding ATP-binding protein, translated to MAKHNEYLINYDPLTGLYNYYGFITKVQQIIGMNRGFRLVLIDINNFRSVDFEEILVKCSLILQEHFPNHLAASRYAGGRFALILPGTERMDELQIFEKIGIQVTCSTTHFPEEGTTFQKLLLTAEDRIYNVRREYRLKRQEELLRSDKMKTLGELAAGMAHEIRNPLTSIQGFIQLSKKTGYNIQPWYDVIMEEIARVSELTVEFLQFSKPHETNIKNDILAICMARVYSLCESEATSYGHIIEMDISDQNIMVLMDRDKIIQVLINLVRNAIQAMKQAGYVHFVLSREGDRALIQICDNGKGIPTSEINKIFDPFYTTKEDGTGLGLSLCQKIIEDHHGHITVVSEVGVGTVFTVDLPIYHSSI
- a CDS encoding siderophore ABC transporter substrate-binding protein, yielding MKKSVLMIIMTVMVAVVVAACGSNNNKEAKTEPAASTNGATPSVESKELTIKHQLGDTKVQTNPKKVVVFDFGVLDSLDKLGVEVTGVPQANIPPYLAKFEDAKYANVGSLKEPDFEKINALDPDLIIISGRQSDAYEELNKIAPTIFLGVDNTKLVESFKENMNTLGQIFDKQSQIDEELAKIDASIKEIHDKAAASGKNGLIVLANEGKLSAYGPSSRFGIIHDVLGFKPADAKIKVSTHGDTVTSEFIVEKNPDYLFVVDRGSVVATEGAESTSAKDTVENELVKNTNAYKEGHIVYLDPNYWYLSGGGLVSMVEMINEIGKAIQ